A region from the Malus domestica chromosome 07, GDT2T_hap1 genome encodes:
- the LOC103426123 gene encoding glycine-rich RNA-binding protein RZ1C-like isoform X2: protein MMERDTNRPRGFGFITFGDRRAMEDAIREMHGRELGDRIISVNKAQPKMGGGGAGEDSDHGYRGGGYSSGDRRNYGGGDRPVGQDECFKCGRPGHWARDCPSAGGGRGGGGSFSSHSRFGTGGRGDRFGGDRGRYMDDRYDGGRYGDRDRFDSRDDKYGSRDRYVSDRYPAGDRFASDRYGGSDRYPQNGYGKDRGYDRDGGPRGGDRYASGGPARDDNYRSRPGPYDRPSRGGRPSSFDRY from the exons ATGATGGAAAGAGATACAAACCGACCCCGAGGTTTTGGGTTTATTACATTTGGGgatcggcgagcaatggaagaTGCAATCCGGGAGATGCATGGGCGGGAGCTTGGTGATCGCATAATCTCTGTGAACAAAGCTCAACCCAAAATGGGAGGGGGAGGAGCAGGAGAGGATTCTGACCATGGCTATAGAGGCGGTGGTTACTCGTCTGGTGACAGGAGAAACTATGGGGGAGGAGAtagacctgttggacaagatgAATGCTTCAAGTGTGGGCGACCAGGACATTGGGCCCGAGATTGCCCTTCGGCGGGCGGTGGAAGAGGTGGTGGAGGTTCATTTTCATCTCATTCTAGGTTTGGGACTGGTGGCCGTGGGGATCGTTTTGGTGGAGACCGCGGTCGCTACATGGATGACCGTTATGATGGAGGGCGCTATGGAGACAGGGACCGTTTCGACAGCAGAGATGACAAATATGGGAGCCGTGATCGCTATGTTAGTGACAG GTACCCAGCTGGTGATCGTTTTGCAAGTGACAGGTACGGTGGTTCTGATCGTTACCCTCAGAATGGTTATGGCAAAGATAGAGGCTATGATAGGGACGGTGGCCCAAGAGGAGGCGACAGATATGCTAGTGGAGGGCCTGCGAGAGACGACAATTACAGAAGCAGGCCAGGTCCTTATGACCGCCCTAGCAGGGGAGGGCGCCCATCGTCCTTTGACCGTTACTAA
- the LOC103426123 gene encoding glycine-rich RNA-binding protein RZ1C-like isoform X1 codes for MAGKEEYRIFVGGLSWDVTERQMESAFQRFGKVLEAQIMMERDTNRPRGFGFITFGDRRAMEDAIREMHGRELGDRIISVNKAQPKMGGGGAGEDSDHGYRGGGYSSGDRRNYGGGDRPVGQDECFKCGRPGHWARDCPSAGGGRGGGGSFSSHSRFGTGGRGDRFGGDRGRYMDDRYDGGRYGDRDRFDSRDDKYGSRDRYVSDRYPAGDRFASDRYGGSDRYPQNGYGKDRGYDRDGGPRGGDRYASGGPARDDNYRSRPGPYDRPSRGGRPSSFDRY; via the exons atggcagGGAAGGAAGAGTACCGAATATTCGTGGGCGGGTTGTCGTGGGACGTCACGGAGCGTCAGATGGAGAGCGCTTTCCAACGTTTCGGCAAAGTTCTTGAAGCTCAG ATCATGATGGAAAGAGATACAAACCGACCCCGAGGTTTTGGGTTTATTACATTTGGGgatcggcgagcaatggaagaTGCAATCCGGGAGATGCATGGGCGGGAGCTTGGTGATCGCATAATCTCTGTGAACAAAGCTCAACCCAAAATGGGAGGGGGAGGAGCAGGAGAGGATTCTGACCATGGCTATAGAGGCGGTGGTTACTCGTCTGGTGACAGGAGAAACTATGGGGGAGGAGAtagacctgttggacaagatgAATGCTTCAAGTGTGGGCGACCAGGACATTGGGCCCGAGATTGCCCTTCGGCGGGCGGTGGAAGAGGTGGTGGAGGTTCATTTTCATCTCATTCTAGGTTTGGGACTGGTGGCCGTGGGGATCGTTTTGGTGGAGACCGCGGTCGCTACATGGATGACCGTTATGATGGAGGGCGCTATGGAGACAGGGACCGTTTCGACAGCAGAGATGACAAATATGGGAGCCGTGATCGCTATGTTAGTGACAG GTACCCAGCTGGTGATCGTTTTGCAAGTGACAGGTACGGTGGTTCTGATCGTTACCCTCAGAATGGTTATGGCAAAGATAGAGGCTATGATAGGGACGGTGGCCCAAGAGGAGGCGACAGATATGCTAGTGGAGGGCCTGCGAGAGACGACAATTACAGAAGCAGGCCAGGTCCTTATGACCGCCCTAGCAGGGGAGGGCGCCCATCGTCCTTTGACCGTTACTAA
- the LOC108169991 gene encoding protein SEEDLING PLASTID DEVELOPMENT 1-like, with product MRALSSQFVLVDLQSSWQSANQIPISTLCYLQNSKFISAVSSTFRRTRGGRKPVASSKSSTPWIPSPEIRRPSDRFFSGNGLVLKSPNSNPASTSQPEAGSELGMLLELLPSRMRSELYRHQEIGELVEVVMDLGRSPIARFPSGDWVISEKPVNHEDLRHAVSKVSEFSDDNRSGINNSLHRISAIRNRKMQIIGLTCRVGRAVSGSAEIIRDLIEGGGSILVIGPPGVGKTTLIREIARMLADDHMKRVVIVDTSNEIGGDGDVPHAGIGRARRMQVPNVNMQHNVMIEAVENHMPETIIIDEIGTELEALAASTIAQRGVQLVGTAHGMTIDNIMKNPSLQILVGGIESVTLGDEEARRRKVQKTILERKGPPTFTCAVEIISKMELRVHHRLDATVDAILAGKSPLFEIRRVDADANSSCKSISLPEKNYLEVSDFTLKKDIDSSGIEYDDEDLNHSPKQSKKFSSKKSVKKRSLPVCVYTYKILEADLLQVAKVMGLEDEIEMTEDIGTADAIIASSSEMKQNPWIRSVAKFHELPVFVMKSNTMAQMVKAVRMILEMESVGSLPKQMVNSSLDFEIEDDAPKRKPSLEEIDALEEVRLAIEYIVIPGGEPVELLPRRSEIIARQLELVESYQLAAENSGTEMNPRLQILPMRLNKKKAPKRVKSSSSFLEVINSKSLTGGGGGTSVTRLPFLSE from the exons atgagagcTTTGAGTTCACAATTCGTGCTGGTTGATCTGCAGAGCTCATGGCAGTCGGCAAACCAGATCCCAATCTCGACCCTCTGCTACCTCCAGAACTCCAAATTCATCTCCGCAGTCTCTTCGACGTTTCGTCGAACACGTGGTGGGCGTAAGCCGGTTGCTTCGTCCAAATCCTCCACCCCATGGATTCCGTCCCCAGAGATTCGGAGGCCGTCCGATCGGTTCTTTTCCGGAAATGGGTTGGTTTTGAAGTCTCCGAATTCGAATCCGGCTTCCACGTCGCAGCCGGAGGCGGGTTCGGAGCTGGGAATGTTACTTGAATTGTTGCCTTCGAGGATGAGGAGTGAGCTGTACAGGCACCAGGAGATTGGCGAGCTCGTTGAGGTTGTGATGGATTTGGGGAGAAGTCCGATTGCGAGGTTTCCTTCCGGTGATTGGGTGATCTCCGAAAAGCCGGTGAATCATGAAGATCTACGGCACGCTGTATCGAAG GTTAGTGAGTTTTCAGATGACAACCGTTCGGGTATTAACAATTCACTACACCGGATAAGTGCCATTCGAAACCGTAAAATGCAAATCATCGGCCTCACTTGCCGGGTGGGACGAGCAGTCTCAGGTAGTGCTGAGATCATACGCGACTTGATTGAGGGCGGAGGTTCTATCTTGGTCATTGGTCCTCCTGGAGTCGGAAAGACAACCTTGATCAG AGAAATTGCAAGAATGCTGGCAGATGATCATATGAAGCGTGTTGTGATTGTGGATACATCTAATGAGATTGGTGGAGATGGAGATGTTCCTCACGCTGGAATAGGTCGTGCAAGGAGGATGCAAGTTCCTAATGTGAATATGCAACATAAT GTTATGATTGAAGCAGTGGAAAATCATATGCCTGAAACCATCATAATAGATGAAATTGGAACAGAACTTGAAGCATTGGCTGCCAGTACGATTGCTCAAAGAGGAGTCCAACTAGTTGGAACTGCACATGGAATGACGATAGACAACATAATGAAGAACCCTTCTCTACAGATCCTTGTTGGCGGCATAGAG AGTGTGACCCTTGGTGatgaagaagcaagaagaaggaaGGTGCAGAAGACAATTCTTGAAAGAAAGGGGCCTCCTACATTTACATGTGCTGTGGAGATTATATCTAAAATGGAACTTCGTGTGCATCACAGATTAGATGCAACTGTTGATGCTATACTGGCTG GAAAATCTCCTCTATTTGAAATCCGTCGTGTTGATGCGGATGCTAATAGCTCTTGCAAGTCTATCTCACTACCTGAAAAGAATTATCTAGAAGTGTCTGATTTTACTCTTAAGAAAGACATTGATTCCTCTGGTATAGAGTATGATGATGAAGATCTAAACCATTCTCCTAAACAGTCGAAAAAATTCAGCAGTAAAAAATCTGTGAAGAAGAGGAGTTTGCCAGTTTGTGTATATACATACAAG ATTCTTGAAGCTGATCTGCTACAAGTAGCTAAGGTAATGGGGCTTGAAGATGAAATAGAAATGACTGAAGATATCGGAACAGCTGATGCAATAATAGCATCCAGTTCTGAAATGAAACAGAACCCATGGATCCGCAGCGTTGCAAAGTTCCATGAGTTGCCTGTATTTGTCATGAAG TCAAATACCATGGCACAAATGGTCAAGGCAGTTCGGATGATTCTTGAAATGGAATCTGTTGGCTCTTTGCCAAAGCAGATGGTCAATAGTTCTTTAGACTTTGAAATTGAAGATGATGCCCCGAAAAGAAAACCATCTTTGGAAGAGATTGATGCATTGGAG GAGGTTCGACTAGCGATTGAGTACATTGTGATTCCTGGTGGAGAGCCAGTAGAGCTTCTCCCAAGACGCTCTGAAATAATCGCCCGACAGCTTGAGCTAGTGGAAAGTTATCAGTTGGCGGCTGAAAATTCAGGCACCGAGATGAATCCGAGGTTGCAGATTCTTCCCATGAgattaaacaaaaagaaagctCCAAAACGTGTTAAATCCAGTTCAAGTTTTCTGGAGGTGATTAACTCCAAATCACTAACCGGCGGAGGTGGAGGAACCAGTGTAACTAGGCTGCCATTTTTATCTGAATAA